A single genomic interval of Drosophila virilis strain 15010-1051.87 chromosome 2, Dvir_AGI_RSII-ME, whole genome shotgun sequence harbors:
- the SdhD gene encoding succinate dehydrogenase [ubiquinone] cytochrome b small subunit, mitochondrial isoform X2: MLSSVLLRGVGRSNAASLIKSVRLSPLKAYSTIVANTQRQALTKPIVLAKQPLAMRQISVSAPRMASASGNHTGLWTLERLVSVGLLAVIPAAFAAPSQVLDALLAISVVIHTHWGVEAMIVDYLRPGVVGNVLPKVAHIALIIISVATLGGLFYFIKNDIGLANGIKRFWAIKGKDSENKA, translated from the exons atgtTGTCTTCTGTGCTACTGCGTGGCGTTGGACGTAGCAATG CTGCAAGCCTTATTAAATCCGTGCGTCTGTCGCCGCTGAAGGCCTACTCGACAATTGTGGCCAACACGCAACGCCAAGCGCTGACAAAGCCTATTGTGCTGGCCAAGCAA CCTCTGGCGATGCGACAGATTTCAGTGAGCGCTCCCCGAATGGCTTCGGCTTCCGGTAACCACACAGGCTTGTGGACCCTTGAGCGCTTGGTGTCTGTTGGACTGTTGGCTGTTATTCCTGCAGCTTTTGCCGCCCCTTCCCAGGTGCTGGACGCGCTATTGGCCATCTCTGTGGTTATTCACACCCATTG GGGCGTTGAAGCTATGATTGTCGACTACCTGCGTCCAGGTGTCGTGGGCAATGTTTTACCAAAAGTAGCTCACATTGCCCTTATCATAATTTCAGTGGCCACATTGGGCGGCCTCTTTTACTTCATCAAGAATGATATCGGCCTGGCCAATGGCATTAAACGTTTTTGGGCCATCAAGGGCAAGGATTCCGAAAACAAAGCTTAA
- the PTPMT1 gene encoding phosphatidylglycerophosphatase and protein-tyrosine phosphatase 1 isoform X1 has product MSFYILNAIKINFYPKFIVNPCAAMLARVSFYPTLLYNVLMEKATARNWYDRIDENVILGALPFRSQANDLIEKENMKAVVSMNEDYELTAFSNDSPKWKALGIEFLQLATTDIFESPNQEKLYHGVEFINRFLPLSKRIPKINSSQYAENVGSVYVHCKAGRTRSATLVGCYLMLKNGWTPDQAVEHMRQCRPHILLHTKQWDALRIFYANNVEAKS; this is encoded by the exons AtgagtttttatatattaaatgcaatcaaaattaatttttatccCAAATTTATAGTTAACCCTTGC GCGGCTATGCTTGCTCGTGTGTCCTTTTATCCGACGCTGCTCTACAATGTGCTTATGGAAAAGGCAACGGCAAGGAATTGGTACGATCGCATTGATGAGAATGTTATACTTGGAGCGCTGCCCTTTCGAAGCCAAGCAAATGAC TTAATCGAAAAGGAAAACATGAAAGCTGTCGTGTCAATGAACGAAGACTACGAGCTTACCGCGTTTTCGAACGACTCGCCCAAGTGGAAGGCCCTTGGCATTGAGTTCCTACAACTAGCTACCACTGACATATTCGAATCACCCAACCAGGAGAAGCTCTACCATGGCGTCGAGTTTATTAATCGCTTTTTGCCATTGTCCAAGCGCATACCCAAAATAAACTCGTCGCAATATGCCGAAAATGTTGGTTCGGTCTATGTACACTGCAAGGCAGGACGCACACGTAGCGCCACCTTGGTGGGCTGCTATCTTATGCTG AAAAACGGTTGGACCCCAGATCAAGCTGTGGAGCACATGCGTCAATGTCGACCGCATATCTTGCTGCACACCAAACAATGGGACGCGCTtagaatattttatgcaaataacGTAGAGGCCAAGTCATGA
- the PTPMT1 gene encoding phosphatidylglycerophosphatase and protein-tyrosine phosphatase 1 isoform X2, with translation MEMSAAMLARVSFYPTLLYNVLMEKATARNWYDRIDENVILGALPFRSQANDLIEKENMKAVVSMNEDYELTAFSNDSPKWKALGIEFLQLATTDIFESPNQEKLYHGVEFINRFLPLSKRIPKINSSQYAENVGSVYVHCKAGRTRSATLVGCYLMLKNGWTPDQAVEHMRQCRPHILLHTKQWDALRIFYANNVEAKS, from the exons ATGGAGATGAGT GCGGCTATGCTTGCTCGTGTGTCCTTTTATCCGACGCTGCTCTACAATGTGCTTATGGAAAAGGCAACGGCAAGGAATTGGTACGATCGCATTGATGAGAATGTTATACTTGGAGCGCTGCCCTTTCGAAGCCAAGCAAATGAC TTAATCGAAAAGGAAAACATGAAAGCTGTCGTGTCAATGAACGAAGACTACGAGCTTACCGCGTTTTCGAACGACTCGCCCAAGTGGAAGGCCCTTGGCATTGAGTTCCTACAACTAGCTACCACTGACATATTCGAATCACCCAACCAGGAGAAGCTCTACCATGGCGTCGAGTTTATTAATCGCTTTTTGCCATTGTCCAAGCGCATACCCAAAATAAACTCGTCGCAATATGCCGAAAATGTTGGTTCGGTCTATGTACACTGCAAGGCAGGACGCACACGTAGCGCCACCTTGGTGGGCTGCTATCTTATGCTG AAAAACGGTTGGACCCCAGATCAAGCTGTGGAGCACATGCGTCAATGTCGACCGCATATCTTGCTGCACACCAAACAATGGGACGCGCTtagaatattttatgcaaataacGTAGAGGCCAAGTCATGA
- the SdhD gene encoding succinate dehydrogenase [ubiquinone] cytochrome b small subunit, mitochondrial isoform X1, translating into MLSSVLLRGVGRSNAASLIKSVRLSPLKAYSTIVANTQRQALTKPIVLAKQVAPLAMRQISVSAPRMASASGNHTGLWTLERLVSVGLLAVIPAAFAAPSQVLDALLAISVVIHTHWGVEAMIVDYLRPGVVGNVLPKVAHIALIIISVATLGGLFYFIKNDIGLANGIKRFWAIKGKDSENKA; encoded by the exons atgtTGTCTTCTGTGCTACTGCGTGGCGTTGGACGTAGCAATG CTGCAAGCCTTATTAAATCCGTGCGTCTGTCGCCGCTGAAGGCCTACTCGACAATTGTGGCCAACACGCAACGCCAAGCGCTGACAAAGCCTATTGTGCTGGCCAAGCAAGTAGCG CCTCTGGCGATGCGACAGATTTCAGTGAGCGCTCCCCGAATGGCTTCGGCTTCCGGTAACCACACAGGCTTGTGGACCCTTGAGCGCTTGGTGTCTGTTGGACTGTTGGCTGTTATTCCTGCAGCTTTTGCCGCCCCTTCCCAGGTGCTGGACGCGCTATTGGCCATCTCTGTGGTTATTCACACCCATTG GGGCGTTGAAGCTATGATTGTCGACTACCTGCGTCCAGGTGTCGTGGGCAATGTTTTACCAAAAGTAGCTCACATTGCCCTTATCATAATTTCAGTGGCCACATTGGGCGGCCTCTTTTACTTCATCAAGAATGATATCGGCCTGGCCAATGGCATTAAACGTTTTTGGGCCATCAAGGGCAAGGATTCCGAAAACAAAGCTTAA
- the udt gene encoding uncharacterized protein udt produces the protein MNKYLNFICLLGVSSVAHAQYNELEQRNCIIPKILQGSWFSWEVGLPTQTIIDATSMSTRGYCINYQKHRGDEYSFVFKERSVNCYHCVRTIIRTLNIFEKFEGPCVGLPPGQEPTVENVCKGIKDDQQQITLFNENFVPINCRSSLEGVWHFTYQNRFRFTGVCNKPDARIQSCQTAGTQFLIQNQKFNITYQKCEGMEGTFSGTVEFSCLGDWFVGKNHYFAVANTKESRKDEKYRCFLKNRDDDLYVGVSITAECNTLKTPENSPERLKLTPVKAEFVEPGCTLPQNFSGEWVNTANIDADVSISETHINETYYPDRARYRKTIYVCRERRGNRVMMARLTVDGCQKDYVCFDFMPRHHNIIRYRKGLAVIKDDFSTVCSWVQFPNSEAWKYDLFLAKNPVPVRCPVAGKFNFTQRGEHPFRTRILGGVTLSPRPDIHCKQNISDLSVCDTDQKELAVDENYCLSVDHLGRPVDIYSDPDYRMKCIGFWKENLKSYLITYDDLDPLSKYRCWVYQRADLNRVLMSQAVGAFCKLNQDVTSWNHSEGAAVAIDAVEYERERDDCPMYFDDGLNPWRPSDASNIVFDWDFYKAGANRLASLISAPVVCAISAIFILARYLVA, from the exons atgaacaAATATCTTAATTTCATCTGCCTCTTAGGCGTCTCGAGCGTGG CGCACGCACAATACAATGAGCTCGAGCAGCGCAACTGCATTATACCCAAGATTCTGCAGGGCTCGTGGTTTTCATGGGAGGTCGGCTTGCCCACCCAAACGATCATCGATGCGACCTCCATGTCCACGCGTGGCTATTGCATCAACTACCAGAAACACCGCGGCGATGAGTACTCGTTTGTGTTTAAGGAGCGCTCCGTTAACTGTTATCACTGCGTGCGTACGATAATACGCACATTGAACATATTCGAGAAATTCGAGGGACCATGTGTGGGTCTGCCTCCTGGCCAGGAGCCCACCGTTGAAAACGTCTGCAAGGGCATTAAAGATGATCAGCAGCAGATTACGCTGTTCAATGAAAACTTTGTGCCAATCAATTGTCGCTCGTCGCTCGAGGGCGTTTGGCATTTTACATATCAG AATCGATTCCGTTTTACGGGCGTGTGCAATAAGCCAGATGCTCGAATCCAATCTTGTCAAACGGCTGGAACACAGTTTCTTATACAGAATCAAAAGTTCAACATCACTTATCAGAAGTGCGAGGGCATGGAGGGCACCTTCAGCGGCACCGTTGAGTTTAGCTGCTTGGGCGATTGGTTTGTGGGAAAAAATCATTATTTTGCTGTTGCCAATACAAAGGAATCGCGTAAGGATGAAAAATACCGTTGCTTCCTTAAGAATCGTGATGATGATCTCTATGTGGGTGTCTCCATCACTGCCGAGTGCAACACACTCAAAACGCCAGAAAACTCGCCAGAGCGTCTTAAGCTTACCCCAGTTAAGGCGGAATTTGTTGAGCCCGGCTGTACGCTACCGCAGAATTTCTCTGGCGAATGGGTGAACACGGCTAACATTGATGCCGATGTGTCTATCAGTGAGACGCACATAAATGAGACATATTATCCGGATAGAGCACGATACCGTAAGACAATTTACGTATGTCGCGAGCGTCGGGGCAATCGTGTTATGATGGCGCGTCTCACTGTCGATGGTTGCCAAAAGGATTACGTTTGCTTTGACTTTATGCCCAGACATCACAATATTATACGCTATCGCAAGGGCTTAGCTGTCATCAAGGATGATTTCAGCACAGTCTGCTCTTGGGTACAATTTCCCAATTCAGAGGCTTGGAAATATGATTTGTTCTTGGCGAAAAATCCGGTTCCTGTCCGTTGTCCAGTCGCTGGCAAGTTCAATTTCACACAAAGAGGCGAGCATCCCTTTAGAACAAG AATTCTTGGTGGCGTTACCCTGAGTCCGCGTCCCGATATCCACTGCAAGCAAAACATATCTGATTTATCAGTTTGCGATACAGACCAAAAGGAATTAGCTGTTGATGAGAACTATTGTTTGTCCGTGGATCATTTGGGCCGACCCGTTGATATCTACAGTGATCCAGATTACCGCATGAAATGTATTGGCTTTTGGAAGGAAAATctaaaatcatatttaattaCCTACGATGATTTGGATCCGCTATCCAAATACCGTTGTTGGGTCTATCAACGTGCCGATCTTAACCGTGTCCTCATGTCCCAGGCCGTGGGCGCATTCTGCAAACTTAACCAAGACGTGACCTCATGGAATCATTCCGAAGGCGCTGCAGTCGCCATTGATGCCGTTGAGTACGAACGTGAGCGCGACGACTGTCCAATGTATTTCGACGATGGTTTGAATCCTTGGAGACCATCGGATGCTTCGAATATTGTGTTTGATTGGGACTTTTACAAGGCCGGCGCAAATCGTTTGGCTTCCCTTATTAGTGCGCCGGTCGTTTGTGCCATCAGCGCAATTTTTATACTAGCCAGGTATTTAGTCGCTTAA